One genomic window of Trichlorobacter lovleyi includes the following:
- a CDS encoding DUF2971 domain-containing protein — MTEDPQILYRFRHLQGEHREWTKQILTDSHLYFASPASFNDPFDCKIHYLSSFKISQLKEHYDSLIKSRFPHLNKAQRRAKVHADVARINSKNFIKDMTDNMQAAVNKLGVLSLSATCNNLLLWSHYAASHTGICLKFMATDTTPFFGLAQKVEYQEHYPEIHFFNHSPEEQIQAFLLTKAIDWKYEEEWRITDHGRGPGIIKFPEELLLEVIFGAKMEPKDKEDVLTWLAKRKNSVKVSQASLSKDSYSLKIEPYAP, encoded by the coding sequence ATGACTGAAGACCCACAAATTTTATATAGATTTCGCCACTTGCAGGGCGAGCACCGCGAATGGACAAAACAAATCTTGACCGATTCGCATCTATACTTTGCATCGCCTGCCTCATTCAATGACCCCTTTGATTGCAAAATCCACTATCTGTCTTCGTTTAAGATTTCACAGCTAAAAGAGCACTATGATAGTTTAATCAAATCGAGGTTCCCTCATTTAAATAAAGCACAACGTCGAGCCAAAGTACATGCCGATGTAGCAAGGATAAATTCAAAAAACTTTATTAAAGATATGACTGATAATATGCAAGCGGCAGTAAATAAATTAGGAGTGTTAAGCCTTTCGGCAACATGTAACAACCTTTTACTTTGGTCTCATTATGCAGCAAGTCATACTGGTATTTGCCTTAAGTTCATGGCAACTGATACAACGCCATTTTTTGGATTGGCTCAGAAAGTAGAATATCAAGAGCATTACCCTGAAATTCATTTCTTCAACCACTCACCAGAAGAACAGATTCAAGCATTCCTTCTCACAAAGGCTATTGACTGGAAATATGAAGAAGAATGGCGAATAACTGATCACGGACGTGGGCCCGGTATTATAAAATTTCCAGAAGAGCTGTTACTAGAGGTGATTTTTGGCGCAAAAATGGAGCCGAAGGACAAGGAGGATGTTTTAACATGGCTTGCAAAGAGGAAGAATTCTGTGAAAGTTTCACAAGCCTCTCTTAGCAAAGATTCTTATTCTCTGAAAATCGAGCCATATGCGCCTTAA